A single genomic interval of Hevea brasiliensis isolate MT/VB/25A 57/8 chromosome 4, ASM3005281v1, whole genome shotgun sequence harbors:
- the LOC110640859 gene encoding DUF21 domain-containing protein At4g14240 encodes MNLINAVMATRMLTMLGHSNGVGEGIHFGSIWWFIYAAISCILVLFAGIMSGLTLGLMSLGLVDLEILQRSGTSSEKKQAAAILPVVQKQHQLLVTLLLCNAASMEALPIYLDKLFNQYVAIILSVTFVLFFGEVIPQAICSRYGLAVGANFVWLVRILMIICYPIAYPIGKILDWVLGHNEALFRRAQLKALVSIHGQEAGKGGELTHDETTIISGALDLTEKTAEEAMTPIESTFSLDVNSKLDWEAMGKVLARGHSRVPVYSGNPKNIIGLLLVKSLLTVRPETETPVSAVSIRRIPRVPSDMPLYDILNEFQKGSSHMAAVVKSKTKTKVPLSTGEKVEENKANCGDSHLTTPLLAKQQEKSDSVVVDINRVSRPSNINKQITSQCNDAATNGLPQTSEYIEDGEVIGIITLEDVFEELLQEEIVDETDEYVDVHRRIRVAAAAAASSVARAPSSRRLTVNKGAGGQSKPGQTPRKSENDSSTPRLLGAAGEPFSANKR; translated from the exons ATGAATCTGATTAATGCGGTTATGGCCACCAGGATGTTGACGATGCTTGGCCACTCTAACGGCGTCGGAGAAGGTATTCATTTTGGTTCCATCTGGTGGTTCATTTACGCTGCCATCTCCTGCATACTCGTCCTCTTTGCCGGTATCATGTCCGGTCTCACTCTCGGTCTCATGTCCCTCGGCCTCGTCGACCTTGAAATTCTCCAACGCAGTGGCACCTCCTCTGAGAAGAAACAAGCAG CTGCTATTCTTCCCGTGGTTCAAAAGCAGCACCAACTTCTAGTGACTTTGCTTCTGTGTAATGCTGCTTCCATGGAG GCTCTTCCTATTTACCTGGATAAGCTTTTCAATCAGTATGTTGCTATAATACTCTCTGTGACATTTGTTCTCTTTTTTGGGGAG GTTATTCCACAAGCAATATGCTCCAGATATGGGCTTGCAGTAGGTGCCAACTTTGTATGGCTTGTGCGAATTTTGATGATTATTTGCTATCCAATAGCTTATCCAATTGGGAAG ATTCTGGACTGGGTTCTGGGGCATAATGAAGCATTATTTAGGCGAGCTCAGTTAAAAGCTCTTGTTTCCATCCACGGTCAGGAG GCTGGCAAGGGAGGTGAGCTCACGCATGATGAGACAACAATTATTAGCGGAGCACTGGATTTAACTGAAAAG aCTGCTGAAGAGGCTATGACGCCTATTGAATCAACTTTCTCACTAGATGTCAACTCCAAGCTGGATTG GGAGGCAATGGGAAAAGTTCTTGCTCGAGGGCATAGCCGAGTTCCTGTGTATTCTGGGAATCCAAAAAATATTATAGGACTTCTTCTG GTGAAAAGCCTTCTCACTGTACGACCTGAGACAGAGACCCCAGTCAGTGCTGTTTCAATTCGGAGAATTCCACG GGTTCCATCTGATATGCCTCTGTATGATATACTGAATGAGTTTCAAAAGGGCAGCAGTCATATGGCAGCTGTTGTGAAGTCTAAAACTAAAACCAAGGTACCTTTATCAACAGGAGAAAAAGTTGAAGAAAACAAAGCAAATTGTGGGGATTCTCACTTGACAACTCCTTTACTAGCTAAGCAACAAGAGAAATCAGATAGTGTAGTCGTTGATATCAATAGGGTTTCAAGGCCATCCAATATAAATAAGCAAATCACTTCACAATGTAATGATGCAGCAACCAATGGTTTGCCCCAAACATCGGAGTACATTGAAGATGGTGAAGTTATTGGTATCATCACACTGGAAGATGTATTTGAAGAACTTCTGCAG gaggaaattgtggacgaaACAGATGAATATGTAGATGTACATAGAAG AATCCGTGTGGCTGCAGCTGCAGCTGCTTCATCAGTGGCACGAGCTCCATCAAGTCGGAGGTTGACAGTAAACAAAGGAGCT
- the LOC110640842 gene encoding adenylate isopentenyltransferase 5, chloroplastic: MNMRFSASVQKQIQPLVNLQRAINMEPFFRRKDKVVFVVGPTGTGKSRLAIDLATRIPAEVVNCDKMQVYKGLDIVTNKVTQEECRGVPHHLIGVVVDPNANFTCDDFRYHASDAVQSIVARDRLPIIAGGSNSFIEALANEDPDFRLRYECCFFWVDVSLPVLHSFVAERVHRMVKAGLVNEVRNIFDPNKTNYSQGIRRAIGVPELDHYFRSESIVDAKTRAKLLDVAIAKITENTCILACRQLQKIHRLYSRWSWNMHRIDATEVFLKSGEEAEEAWEKLVAGPSSMIVERFVYDEDRMAAIVPSPIPIPAMAAAVTR; this comes from the coding sequence ATGAATATGAGGTTTTCGGCTTCGGTCCAAAAGCAAATACAGCCCCTTGTGAATTTACAAAGAGCCATAAATATGGAGCCTTTCTTTCGCCGAAAAGATAAGGTTGTGTTCGTTGTAGGCCCAACCGGCACTGGTAAATCAAGATTGGCTATTGACCTCGCAACTCGTATCCCAGCGGAGGTCGTTAATTGCGACAAAATGCAAGTCTATAAAGGCCTCGATATAGTCACTAATAAGGTGACTCAAGAGGAGTGTCGCGGTGTGCCTCATCATTTGATAGGTGTAGTAGTAGACCCTAATGCCAATTTCACTTGCGATGACTTTCGCTATCATGCCTCCGATGCCGTCCAATCCATTGTCGCTCGTGATCGCTTACCAATCATTGCTGGCGGTTCTAATTCTTTCATTGAGGCTTTAGCGAATGAGGATCCTGATTTTCGATTGAGGTATGAATGCTGCTTCTTTTGGGTGGATGTATCGTTGCCTGTGCTGCATTCATTTGTAGCTGAACGAGTCCATCGAATGGTGAAAGCTGGATTGGTTAACGAGGTGAGAAACATATTTGATCCAAACAAAACTAACTATTCACAAGGAATAAGACGAGCAATTGGAGTCCCTGAATTGGATCATTATTTCCGAAGTGAATCAATAGTGGATGCCAAAACTCGAGCCAAGCTCCTGGACGTAGCTATTGCAAAAATTACAGAGAACACATGTATTCTAGCGTGCCGTCAATTGCAAAAAATCCATCGGCTTTATAGTCGATGGAGTTGGAATATGCATCGCATCGACGCTACAGAAGTATTTTTAAAAAGCGGAGAAGAAGCTGAAGAAGCATGGGAGAAGCTTGTGGCGGGTCCTAGTTCCATGATCGTGGAGCGATTCGTTTACGATGAAGATCGTATGGCTGCCATTGTACCATCACCCATTCCTATTCCCGCCATGGCAGCCGCTGTAACTCGATAG